The Flammeovirgaceae bacterium genome contains a region encoding:
- a CDS encoding DUF1801 domain-containing protein: MAKTKTTYTGKNVTDFINSYVDNYQKRTDSFQLIELMQEWSDSEPKMWGTSIIGFGNYQYKYASGHEGDAPVLGFSPRKPALTLYVYSDTEKSKLALADLGKFKITKGCIYVKKLSDIKISALKELCIESIKYISERHECSCRVK, from the coding sequence ATGGCAAAAACCAAGACAACTTACACAGGAAAAAACGTTACAGACTTTATCAACTCTTACGTTGACAATTACCAAAAAAGAACCGACAGTTTTCAACTTATTGAGCTAATGCAAGAGTGGTCTGACTCTGAACCTAAAATGTGGGGAACGAGCATAATCGGTTTTGGTAATTATCAATATAAATACGCAAGCGGACATGAAGGCGATGCACCAGTTCTAGGCTTTTCACCAAGAAAACCCGCACTTACACTTTATGTATATTCTGACACAGAAAAAAGCAAATTAGCATTAGCCGATCTTGGTAAATTCAAAATAACAAAAGGGTGTATCTATGTAAAGAAACTTTCAGATATCAAGATATCCGCATTGAAAGAACTTTGCATTGAATCAATCAAATATATTAGTGAGCGCCACGAATGTTCTTGTAGAGTAAAATAA
- a CDS encoding serine hydrolase, with protein sequence MQPKCYFTLSVLFFVLNANAVGQVSDSEIDKNTATMLKRNTGKIVFIQDNIEQSRTRESDFLNTYTLTDSSTLYFRFFINNSLVKCIRKLEPSLDSQDIEESGSFQITYFVDNKKIYTELLFPSLLSSTEKNEETMFTWSIQRPEPGFLWTRFLLNGGEEVLTDGKHVLKLQIHPYWLKNSRSKTGSVIAKGEINLQIVRPHINNKLAAVQTIEQDNDWKISSETYDKEKIEELNRKILQNRFKKIKSIVVIKSGQLLIEEYFNGSSRDSLHDTRSVGKTFGSALMGIAISDGYIKNIDQTLSSFYNLKTFSNYSTYKDSVSLRQLITMTSAFKGNDDDENSPGNESNMYDKSNWVEWTLNLPIDSNRIKNRTWAYFTAGSMLLGDIINKSVPGGMKIYADNKLFMPLGISNYKWVYTPQNVPSTAGGIRLRSLDMAKFGFVYQNKGIWNQRQIIPKNWVEESLKSYHSTGSSSGYGYLWWQKIYEVSGKKYETYFCTGNGGNKIYVFREIPVVIVIAAEAFNTPYMHLQADRIVDKYLLPSLLGQ encoded by the coding sequence ATGCAACCGAAGTGCTATTTCACATTAAGTGTTCTTTTTTTTGTATTAAATGCCAATGCAGTCGGTCAGGTTTCTGATTCAGAAATAGACAAGAATACCGCAACAATGCTTAAAAGAAATACTGGCAAGATTGTCTTTATCCAAGATAATATTGAACAGAGTAGAACCCGTGAATCTGACTTTTTGAATACATATACTTTAACTGACAGTAGCACACTCTACTTCAGGTTCTTTATTAATAACTCTTTAGTTAAATGTATTCGAAAGCTTGAACCATCTTTAGATAGTCAAGACATTGAGGAGTCGGGCTCCTTCCAAATTACTTATTTCGTGGATAACAAAAAGATTTATACAGAATTGCTGTTCCCTTCCTTATTGAGCTCTACTGAAAAAAATGAAGAAACCATGTTTACATGGTCTATACAAAGGCCCGAACCGGGGTTTCTATGGACGCGGTTCTTGCTGAATGGAGGGGAAGAAGTGTTGACCGATGGAAAACATGTTTTAAAATTACAAATTCACCCCTATTGGCTAAAAAATAGCCGCTCTAAAACTGGCAGTGTGATCGCAAAAGGTGAAATCAATTTGCAGATAGTTAGGCCACATATCAACAATAAACTGGCCGCAGTTCAAACAATAGAACAAGACAATGACTGGAAAATTTCTTCTGAAACATATGATAAAGAAAAAATTGAGGAGCTAAACAGGAAAATACTGCAAAACAGGTTTAAAAAAATAAAAAGCATTGTGGTGATAAAAAGCGGACAACTTCTTATTGAAGAGTATTTCAATGGAAGCAGCCGAGACAGTCTTCATGATACCCGTTCAGTAGGTAAAACATTTGGTTCTGCTTTAATGGGTATTGCAATATCAGATGGGTATATAAAAAATATTGACCAAACTCTTTCATCGTTTTACAATTTAAAGACATTTTCAAATTACAGTACCTATAAGGATTCCGTGAGCCTGCGTCAACTTATAACAATGACTTCTGCTTTCAAGGGTAATGATGATGATGAAAATTCTCCTGGGAATGAGAGTAACATGTATGATAAAAGTAACTGGGTAGAGTGGACACTTAATCTTCCTATTGATAGCAACAGAATTAAGAATCGAACATGGGCCTATTTTACAGCAGGCTCTATGCTGCTTGGAGATATAATAAATAAAAGTGTTCCTGGAGGGATGAAAATCTATGCTGATAATAAACTCTTTATGCCTTTAGGCATAAGTAATTATAAATGGGTGTATACACCACAAAATGTACCATCAACCGCTGGAGGTATAAGATTAAGGTCTTTAGACATGGCAAAGTTTGGTTTTGTATACCAGAATAAGGGGATTTGGAATCAGCGACAAATCATTCCCAAAAATTGGGTTGAAGAATCACTAAAATCATATCATTCTACGGGGTCATCATCGGGATACGGCTACTTATGGTGGCAGAAAATATATGAAGTAAGTGGAAAGAAATATGAAACGTACTTTTGTACAGGCAATGGTGGCAATAAGATTTATGTATTTAGGGAAATTCCTGTTGTAATAGTCATTGCAGCGGAAGCCTTTAATACTCCTTACATGCATTTGCAGGCAGACAGAATAGTGGATAAGTATCTATTGCCTTCTCTTCTGGGACAGTAA
- a CDS encoding esterase family protein — protein MSSLDRSFSKILLAAFLLQVSTTCYCQKGQLIRDSIVSKSLANTLTGENAVRQVAVYLPPGYNTSTKRFPVLYLLHGIGDDQETFTGDTTRYNNIQDLMNAGIAAKKFGEMIIVMPNEKTNWFGSFYSNSTATGNWANFTAIELVRYIDSKYRTIPNENSRAVAGHSMGGYGAITLAMTYPEVFSVTYGMNSAFICFCGEIKPSNPDIVKFVKSTSYEDLLETKSLIAIGMLTVSQAFSPNTNNPPFYADKPYKMVGTKLIPDTNTYNKWIANNPVQMAERFKSNLAKLKAIKFDSGSEDEFLFIVENNRLFSKKLTTLKIPHQFEEYNGDHRNRLWGLRGRIYNDMIPFVFENTVH, from the coding sequence ATGAGCTCATTAGACAGGTCATTCTCAAAAATTCTCTTAGCGGCATTTTTGCTTCAGGTAAGTACTACCTGCTATTGCCAAAAAGGCCAACTGATTCGCGACAGTATTGTGAGTAAATCTCTTGCCAATACACTTACGGGTGAAAATGCGGTAAGGCAAGTGGCTGTATACCTCCCTCCGGGATATAATACTTCCACCAAACGGTTTCCTGTTTTGTACTTATTGCACGGAATTGGTGATGACCAGGAAACTTTTACAGGTGATACAACAAGATATAATAACATACAAGATTTGATGAATGCTGGCATTGCAGCCAAAAAATTTGGTGAAATGATAATTGTAATGCCCAACGAAAAAACCAACTGGTTTGGCAGTTTCTATAGTAATTCAACAGCCACAGGTAATTGGGCCAATTTTACAGCAATAGAATTAGTCAGGTATATTGATTCAAAATACAGGACTATTCCCAACGAAAATTCCAGGGCGGTGGCAGGGCATTCAATGGGCGGCTATGGCGCCATCACATTGGCAATGACGTACCCTGAGGTGTTTAGTGTTACGTATGGCATGAATTCAGCCTTTATTTGCTTTTGCGGAGAAATAAAACCTAGTAACCCTGATATCGTGAAATTTGTAAAGTCAACCAGCTATGAAGATCTATTAGAAACGAAAAGCCTAATAGCAATTGGTATGTTGACAGTTTCTCAGGCATTTTCCCCTAACACTAACAATCCACCTTTTTATGCAGATAAGCCTTATAAAATGGTTGGAACAAAACTAATACCCGATACAAATACCTACAATAAATGGATTGCTAATAATCCGGTGCAAATGGCTGAGAGGTTCAAAAGCAATTTGGCAAAATTAAAAGCTATAAAATTTGATTCGGGTAGCGAAGATGAATTTCTCTTTATTGTAGAAAACAACAGGTTGTTTTCTAAGAAACTAACGACCCTCAAAATTCCACACCAATTTGAAGAGTATAATGGAGATCACCGCAATCGACTTTGGGGGTTAAGAGGCAGGATTTACAATGATATGATCCCTTTTGTTTTTGAAAACACGGTGCATTAG
- a CDS encoding AraC family transcriptional regulator: MNTPVNYWIYIPFLLAFFQGLITAASVFKSSQNRHLALLIILLSLGALMDTGILKEESRLIQILWNGNEFLFGPLMFLAINCQLATPVKNRAIHFYAFILMKLMVITIVSQPSVASSITEWLGLFFSLLLCLHGLSYTVYCLYLLYKVDSKKHDKELKWLQLLVWMFLCAWLVALISKIIKPFDVIWAANLFYIVYCTVLIIIYYLSFIITDRIFSSSKNRAKDSANEFEIMTPVKSGEIVSKDKRASVQKYSKSSLTKEQIAEYAATINAYFEKEKPYLDFEFSFSQLSQVLNISTHQLSQTFNESFGKTYPQVIKELRIQEAVKRLQDEKYAHLSIYGIALDCGFNSKSLFNQAFKEITGFTPTGFKKAKKFL, encoded by the coding sequence ATGAATACCCCAGTTAACTATTGGATATACATACCATTTTTATTAGCTTTTTTTCAGGGGCTAATTACCGCAGCATCTGTATTTAAAAGCAGTCAGAACAGGCATCTCGCATTACTCATCATACTGCTTTCATTAGGTGCATTAATGGATACAGGTATTTTAAAGGAAGAAAGCCGACTTATCCAAATTTTATGGAATGGCAACGAGTTCCTATTTGGTCCATTGATGTTCCTGGCAATTAATTGTCAGTTAGCAACACCAGTAAAAAATAGGGCAATCCATTTTTATGCTTTTATTCTGATGAAACTAATGGTAATAACCATTGTTTCACAGCCTTCAGTAGCTTCTTCTATAACAGAATGGTTAGGTCTTTTTTTTTCACTGTTACTTTGCCTTCATGGTCTATCGTACACAGTCTATTGCCTGTATCTGTTGTATAAAGTCGACAGTAAAAAGCACGATAAAGAGTTGAAGTGGTTGCAGTTGTTGGTTTGGATGTTTTTATGTGCCTGGTTAGTTGCACTTATTTCCAAAATTATTAAGCCGTTTGATGTTATTTGGGCAGCAAACCTTTTTTACATAGTTTATTGCACCGTTTTGATAATTATTTACTACCTCTCCTTTATTATTACAGACAGGATATTCTCTTCCAGCAAAAATAGAGCAAAAGACAGTGCTAATGAATTTGAAATAATGACACCTGTTAAAAGTGGTGAAATAGTAAGCAAAGACAAAAGAGCATCTGTACAGAAATATTCCAAATCATCTCTAACTAAAGAGCAGATAGCTGAATATGCAGCAACAATAAACGCTTATTTTGAAAAGGAGAAACCTTATCTTGATTTTGAGTTCAGCTTCAGCCAGCTCTCGCAGGTTTTAAATATTAGTACGCATCAGTTATCCCAAACATTTAATGAGAGTTTTGGCAAAACATACCCTCAGGTAATAAAAGAACTCCGCATTCAGGAAGCCGTTAAGCGTCTTCAGGATGAAAAGTATGCACACCTTTCAATTTATGGTATTGCTCTTGATTGTGGGTTTAACAGTAAAAGCCTATTTAACCAGGCTTTCAAAGAAATTACCGGATTTACCCCCACAGGTTTTAAAAAGGCCAAAAAATTCCTTTAA
- a CDS encoding AraC family transcriptional regulator has protein sequence MPGITFNFWSVIILLGGAQGLFISFYLLTKSENRDANKWLAFLLVAISLHLFEYGADISGIALMYPFLLASTYPLLFCLGPFYYIYCHYLLDKNYEVTIKSLLHFVPALLVLFMMMPFYTMPANQKINFILNLETNGNLAIPAEQLAFMAIHVLQTVIYVYTAYKFIAKKEEELKEFSSNVLVVKNISWLNNFSLYFGIYLLLYFLLVLALTFLNSYQFEMDYIMLLITSFSLYAIGYSAFQSPEIFRSFPDLEYSRLAPSISTPHTELKSSIRIQEIKEKLLQYMETDKPYLKSDLKISELADSLSVPYYQLSQLINDEFLVNFYDFINKYRIEDAKKLLLQEGSNYKILAIAYEVGFNSKATFNRVFKKFTDLTPSQFKEKFSLPLSSREVSG, from the coding sequence ATGCCTGGAATTACTTTTAACTTCTGGTCAGTCATAATTCTTCTTGGAGGAGCACAAGGCCTATTTATATCTTTTTACCTCTTAACAAAATCCGAAAACCGTGACGCCAATAAGTGGCTTGCTTTTCTTCTTGTAGCAATTTCACTCCACCTTTTTGAATACGGGGCAGATATTTCAGGCATAGCTCTGATGTATCCTTTTTTGCTTGCTTCAACATATCCATTGCTTTTTTGCTTAGGGCCATTCTACTACATATACTGTCATTACCTCTTAGATAAGAATTATGAAGTCACGATTAAAAGCCTACTGCATTTTGTACCGGCTCTTTTAGTATTGTTTATGATGATGCCCTTTTATACAATGCCGGCAAACCAAAAAATCAATTTCATATTGAACCTTGAAACAAACGGCAACTTGGCAATTCCGGCAGAACAGCTTGCCTTTATGGCAATACACGTTCTGCAAACCGTCATTTATGTTTATACGGCATACAAATTCATTGCAAAAAAAGAAGAAGAACTAAAGGAATTTTCATCGAATGTATTGGTAGTAAAAAATATAAGCTGGCTTAATAATTTTAGTTTGTATTTCGGGATTTACCTCCTGCTCTATTTTTTGCTCGTCTTAGCCCTAACATTTCTTAATTCATATCAGTTTGAAATGGATTATATAATGCTTCTCATTACATCTTTTTCACTTTATGCGATTGGATATTCAGCTTTTCAAAGTCCAGAAATTTTCAGATCATTTCCCGACCTTGAATATAGTCGTTTAGCGCCAAGCATCTCAACACCGCATACTGAACTTAAAAGCAGTATTAGAATACAGGAGATAAAAGAAAAGCTTTTGCAGTATATGGAAACCGATAAACCCTATCTCAAAAGCGATTTAAAAATTTCTGAATTGGCTGATTCCCTTTCCGTACCCTACTACCAGCTTTCGCAGCTTATTAATGATGAGTTCCTCGTCAATTTTTATGATTTCATTAACAAATACCGGATTGAAGATGCCAAAAAATTGCTACTTCAGGAAGGCAGTAATTATAAAATACTAGCTATTGCCTATGAAGTTGGGTTCAACAGCAAGGCTACTTTTAATCGGGTCTTTAAGAAATTTACCGACCTCACTCCATCCCAATTTAAGGAGAAGTTCTCACTACCATTGTCAAGTCGTGAAGTGTCAGGGTAA
- a CDS encoding LexA family transcriptional regulator codes for MLSKDVVGNQIKALRLEKGLSQEEFGASVDLSRSAVSQIESGQIYPSLETIDKIVKHYSTTWDHLTGNAKPAKTGGLREVRIVLSTVDNTGKDNIVLVPIKAQAGYLVGAQQQEFIENLPAFWLPGLGHGSFRAFEVSGYSMLADRQGFYPGDIVIAEFVERIEDIRDGFVYVLVNNAQEVDNIVLKRCLNYLDKGGVIICKSDNKDPQYPTFPLPVENIKEVWKFKMKLTRQAPEPSGLYERINALEGDLVLLKEQLKKAI; via the coding sequence ATGCTGTCAAAAGATGTCGTAGGCAACCAAATTAAGGCATTAAGACTTGAAAAAGGCCTTTCTCAGGAGGAATTCGGGGCTTCTGTGGATTTGAGCAGGTCTGCTGTATCGCAAATAGAGAGCGGCCAAATATATCCCTCTTTAGAGACAATTGATAAGATTGTAAAGCATTACTCAACAACTTGGGATCATCTAACAGGCAATGCAAAGCCTGCCAAGACAGGTGGTTTGCGAGAGGTTCGGATTGTTTTGTCCACAGTGGACAATACCGGAAAAGACAACATTGTGTTAGTGCCAATAAAAGCCCAAGCTGGTTACTTGGTAGGAGCGCAACAACAGGAGTTTATAGAAAACCTTCCGGCTTTTTGGCTCCCTGGACTTGGTCACGGCTCCTTTCGTGCGTTTGAGGTGAGTGGGTACAGTATGCTCGCTGACAGGCAAGGTTTTTACCCAGGCGACATTGTTATCGCGGAATTTGTGGAACGGATCGAGGACATACGTGATGGCTTTGTCTATGTTCTTGTAAACAACGCGCAAGAAGTCGACAACATCGTTTTGAAGCGCTGCCTCAACTACCTGGACAAAGGTGGTGTCATTATTTGCAAGTCTGACAACAAAGACCCGCAATACCCAACGTTTCCTTTGCCAGTCGAAAACATCAAGGAGGTCTGGAAATTCAAAATGAAACTGACACGCCAGGCTCCTGAGCCTTCGGGATTATATGAGCGTATTAACGCTCTTGAAGGAGACTTGGTGCTGTTGAAGGAACAACTCAAAAAGGCTATTTAG
- a CDS encoding helix-turn-helix domain-containing protein encodes MVKDGNVTKERIFVLRPLTHKQLAQMYGVSWLTFQNWIKRVENEVGKKTGHFYHVPQVRKIFQLFGMPKLINMTLSEFEKLFALEKQ; translated from the coding sequence ATGGTGAAGGATGGCAATGTGACGAAGGAAAGAATTTTTGTTTTGCGACCGCTTACGCATAAGCAACTCGCGCAGATGTATGGAGTAAGTTGGTTGACATTTCAGAATTGGATCAAGCGTGTGGAGAATGAAGTGGGTAAAAAGACCGGCCACTTCTACCACGTCCCGCAGGTAAGAAAAATCTTTCAGCTCTTTGGAATGCCAAAGCTGATAAACATGACGCTCAGCGAATTTGAAAAGCTATTCGCTCTTGAAAAACAATAG
- a CDS encoding glycosyltransferase family 2 protein, with product MEDSLTIIIPVYNEEACLEPLFLAITEFLNRIKFSIHVLFVNDGSTDSSAERIEKICSIDSRYSFISLERNSGLSTALKAGIDHCNTKFIGYMDADLQTSPSDFEKLLEFKYEYELVMGYRENRKDTLVKRLSSLIANSFRQWLLEDEIIDTGCPLKIMRTDVAKQMPFFKGMHRFIPDMVILLGGRVKQVPIKHFPRVAGKAKYNLMNRMLGPLIDAFVFRWMQRNFIHYNIKKLSHEMAQEHDELAR from the coding sequence ATGGAGGATTCGCTTACAATTATTATTCCTGTATATAACGAAGAGGCGTGTCTTGAACCTCTTTTTCTGGCGATAACAGAATTTCTTAACCGGATCAAATTTTCAATTCATGTCTTGTTCGTCAACGATGGATCTACTGATAGTAGTGCTGAAAGGATTGAAAAAATTTGCAGCATCGACAGCCGGTATTCTTTTATTTCTCTTGAGCGAAACAGTGGATTGAGTACCGCCTTGAAAGCCGGCATAGATCATTGTAATACCAAGTTTATTGGATACATGGATGCAGATCTGCAGACATCACCCTCCGATTTTGAAAAATTGCTTGAGTTCAAATATGAGTATGAACTGGTAATGGGTTATCGCGAAAATCGCAAAGATACCCTTGTAAAGAGGCTCTCATCGCTGATAGCCAACTCATTCAGGCAATGGCTCCTTGAAGATGAAATCATTGACACTGGATGTCCGCTAAAAATTATGCGCACGGACGTAGCCAAGCAAATGCCTTTTTTTAAAGGGATGCACCGGTTTATCCCCGATATGGTAATACTACTAGGCGGAAGAGTAAAGCAAGTTCCAATTAAGCATTTCCCCCGAGTTGCAGGAAAGGCTAAGTACAACCTCATGAATAGAATGCTTGGTCCACTCATAGATGCCTTTGTGTTCCGTTGGATGCAACGTAATTTCATTCACTATAACATAAAGAAATTGAGCCACGAAATGGCTCAGGAACATGACGAACTCGCCCGATAA
- a CDS encoding glycosyltransferase family 39 protein → MTNSPDKKIPIAVAILCIFMLLTGNLWGVIETSEARYAEISREMYRSGDWLHPSLLNIHHYHKPPVTYWVTATAFSIFGVNAFAARFFLVLSFGVQVLLLFRIARLLFKNKEIAGYCALVYATLPLTLISVRGLTTDSYLTTFVLLSLFYGLKFIESKKVLFLYGMAFALGVGFLVKGPVIFIVPVLAIASMWNHARIKINEGTIALLIFVTVGFSWFAFLVAEDSRFADYFFFRHFVDRLANAEVFARKEPWYYYLPIIPLVTLPWIIIFIGGILAKKATGDDRRMINRLLLWWILLPLIVFSISSSKLVLYILPLSIGFSLAAGYFLAGGISKILFKFFLAIPIIINLCLISIPIFFSRFNFNNTLYISSSFTLVACLVVWFLILQRELAVLLASTLFTINLILFSSQFFSLNANEVNSLATVTSFIKQQGLHDRTIIAYDELLPSVAFELDKEIISVYAGDRSLKRETQFEPDDQWKNYLIDVNDRTSLQHFKTILSKQSVVIVKNELPAKLDSLLVGRWIHKDFEKWKVYYN, encoded by the coding sequence ATGACGAACTCGCCCGATAAGAAGATTCCTATTGCAGTTGCAATCCTTTGTATTTTCATGTTGTTGACTGGGAATTTATGGGGTGTGATCGAGACGAGCGAAGCGCGGTATGCTGAAATAAGCCGTGAGATGTATCGCTCGGGTGATTGGCTACATCCAAGTCTATTGAACATCCATCATTACCATAAACCCCCAGTTACTTATTGGGTTACAGCAACAGCTTTCTCAATATTCGGAGTCAATGCCTTCGCAGCCCGTTTCTTTTTAGTACTATCATTTGGTGTTCAGGTGCTCCTTCTATTCCGAATAGCCAGACTTTTATTTAAGAATAAGGAAATCGCTGGTTACTGTGCGCTTGTGTACGCCACTTTGCCGCTTACGTTAATTTCTGTGAGAGGATTAACTACCGATTCATACTTAACCACATTCGTCCTGCTCAGTCTCTTCTACGGGCTCAAGTTCATTGAAAGCAAGAAAGTTCTTTTCCTCTATGGAATGGCATTTGCTTTGGGCGTAGGATTTCTTGTCAAAGGGCCAGTTATTTTTATCGTTCCTGTCTTGGCAATTGCGAGCATGTGGAACCATGCCCGTATCAAAATAAATGAGGGAACCATCGCATTGCTGATATTCGTAACGGTGGGATTTTCCTGGTTTGCATTTCTTGTAGCCGAAGACTCACGCTTTGCCGACTACTTCTTCTTCCGTCATTTTGTTGACAGACTTGCAAATGCAGAAGTTTTTGCGAGGAAAGAACCTTGGTATTATTATTTACCTATCATTCCATTGGTCACACTTCCGTGGATCATTATTTTTATTGGAGGCATTCTAGCCAAGAAAGCAACAGGGGATGATCGAAGAATGATAAATCGTTTGCTCCTTTGGTGGATACTGCTTCCACTCATAGTCTTCTCTATTTCAAGTTCCAAACTGGTGCTCTATATCCTGCCTCTTTCCATTGGTTTTAGCTTGGCTGCTGGATATTTTCTTGCTGGCGGAATATCGAAAATCCTATTTAAGTTCTTTTTGGCTATACCTATAATTATCAATCTATGCCTAATCTCTATCCCAATTTTTTTCTCACGATTTAACTTCAATAACACTCTTTACATTTCCTCTAGTTTTACATTGGTTGCTTGTCTAGTAGTATGGTTTCTAATATTACAACGCGAACTTGCTGTCTTATTGGCGAGTACCCTTTTCACAATCAATCTGATCCTGTTTTCTTCTCAGTTCTTCAGCCTTAATGCTAATGAAGTCAATTCACTGGCAACCGTAACATCCTTCATTAAGCAGCAGGGGCTTCACGACAGAACAATTATCGCTTATGACGAGCTACTGCCCTCTGTTGCTTTTGAACTTGACAAGGAGATAATCTCCGTTTACGCGGGCGACCGTTCACTAAAACGCGAAACACAATTTGAACCTGACGACCAATGGAAAAATTATTTGATTGATGTAAATGATCGGACTAGCCTTCAACACTTTAAAACCATATTGTCAAAACAATCTGTGGTGATTGTCAAGAATGAATTGCCGGCAAAATTGGATTCACTATTAGTTGGAAGATGGATTCATAAAGATTTTGAGAAATGGAAAGTGTATTACAATTGA
- a CDS encoding lipid-A-disaccharide synthase N-terminal domain-containing protein, with protein MEIIRTYWIFGVGFLAQLLFGIRIVIQWWIAEKRRESVSPSLFWKFSLAGSAIFLVYGILRTDIVIIVGQIISYVIYIRNLQLKGDWPKLSGVLRFFLASIPPICMLWTLGMAHEVSFTTALFQDMNGFLLVGAVGQVFLNLRFLYQWYYSEKQKQSILPTGFWWLSISGGVLVIIYSIYRRDPVLLLAQGMAIVPYTRNLILSTKRN; from the coding sequence ATGGAGATAATTAGAACTTATTGGATTTTTGGAGTAGGATTCCTCGCACAATTGCTGTTCGGCATCCGCATCGTGATTCAATGGTGGATTGCAGAGAAAAGAAGGGAATCAGTTTCACCCAGTCTATTTTGGAAATTCAGTCTTGCAGGTTCAGCAATATTTCTTGTCTACGGTATTCTGCGAACTGACATCGTGATAATAGTCGGTCAAATTATTTCTTATGTTATCTACATAAGAAATCTCCAGCTAAAGGGAGATTGGCCTAAACTTTCTGGAGTATTGAGGTTTTTTCTTGCCTCCATCCCACCGATATGTATGTTATGGACGTTGGGAATGGCGCACGAAGTTAGTTTTACAACTGCACTATTTCAGGATATGAATGGTTTCCTACTTGTGGGCGCTGTTGGTCAGGTATTCCTTAACCTTAGGTTCCTTTACCAATGGTACTATTCAGAAAAACAAAAGCAGTCTATACTACCAACAGGCTTTTGGTGGCTGAGTATATCAGGCGGAGTTCTTGTGATTATCTACTCCATTTACAGACGTGATCCTGTTCTGCTACTCGCACAAGGTATGGCAATTGTCCCCTACACAAGAAATCTGATTCTAAGCACAAAAAGGAATTAG
- a CDS encoding HD domain-containing protein, translating to MSFRLKIFGFELELRVSSATFEEAEKFVKKLLAERLKPEFTFHNLQHTLNVMDAASQLSVLEKVSDKEKEIVRLAALFHDTGFTRVYNFHEDESIHIASTYLTKYGYPKEDMEQVVKCIQSTKRGAEAQSKLEMIIQDADMAHLASEHYFSLLPALRKELKVLQDQDFTDEEWFKQNLDFLLSHSYKTDSAKMLWDESKKKNVQANKQLVIFL from the coding sequence ATGAGTTTCCGCTTAAAGATATTCGGTTTTGAGTTAGAGTTACGAGTTTCAAGTGCAACTTTTGAAGAGGCGGAAAAGTTTGTTAAAAAACTCCTTGCTGAAAGATTGAAACCTGAATTTACATTTCACAATCTGCAACACACATTGAATGTGATGGATGCCGCATCGCAGCTCAGTGTGTTGGAGAAGGTTAGTGATAAAGAGAAAGAGATAGTAAGATTGGCAGCCTTGTTTCACGACACGGGCTTTACACGCGTGTACAATTTTCACGAAGACGAAAGCATACACATCGCTTCTACCTATTTGACCAAGTATGGTTATCCTAAAGAGGACATGGAACAAGTGGTTAAATGTATTCAGTCAACGAAGCGTGGCGCAGAAGCTCAATCCAAATTGGAAATGATAATACAAGATGCGGATATGGCTCACCTGGCAAGTGAGCACTATTTCAGTTTGCTCCCAGCCCTTCGCAAAGAGTTGAAGGTGCTTCAAGACCAGGATTTCACTGACGAGGAGTGGTTTAAGCAGAATCTGGATTTCCTCCTTTCACACTCTTACAAAACAGACTCTGCAAAAATGCTTTGGGATGAAAGTAAGAAAAAAAATGTTCAAGCCAATAAGCAGTTGGTAATTTTTCTCTAA